taatgatttttggcatgaaagaaaaaaaaatattaacccaatgtatttttggctattgctacaaatatacctcagagacttaagactgcttttgtgctccagggtcacaaatggttCAAATCCAGATATATGTTGATCTCGGTGTGGCTCCATGAGTAAACGGTTAAATTGCACACATCTTCAGAGGTCAAAAAACTAATTTGTGTCACTTTTGCATACAGATGACACCTGTTTTATTTTCAAGAAGAATGTCTGAAGAGCTAATAATGTTGAAACCACAAATGCATCATGTTCACTTTATCAAAACAACTGTGTTGAACATACTTGGTCTGATACGTTGTACCAGTCATAGTCAAATGAGTGGATGCTCTTGACTTTTGCCAGTGCCAGCACCACGAGGTTATAACACGCACGGGAGGAGTACAGCAGGATCACCGTCGCTCCGATCAGAGTCACCTGACACACGGATGTTCCCTGGACAGAAAAGATGAGACGTTCAGCTCAGAATCAGTTCTGATCATTCAAGTCTTTTTACAATGGAAGAAACATACTGTTTTTGAACAGTGATTCACATTGACTTTATGATCTATTCCTCTCTGTCAGTGTTTAAACTGTTAACTAAAACTCAGTTTAACATGAAATAATCTTGTTTTACttgagaatgtaaaaaaaaaatgaagacaaaTTATGTgacattaattatataaattggaTATAGTGTATAACTGGTTCTATGTTTGACAACTTTGCaaccttttatgtttttttcttggatttatttttttattttatgtttttactttaatttgaggtgattttgagtttttgtcttttttatatatgtctatatagcCTTTTTTTTAGTTTAGGAATTTTAGCTTATATAGTTTTAGTATTTAATCACAAATTTAAAAAGAATGAGCATTTTTTGTCCCACTTTACCAGTATACaccctataaatatatatatatatatatacatttctccTTAAATATGAAGAGGTCAACCAACATATTTAAAGTTTTACGTTTtctataataaaaccatgattAATTACATAATAAGAACCCAAAAGGgatttatatttgtgtatttcaTTTTCTACcgattagattgtgttttattaaagtctacgcctacccaaccctaaacctaccctaccccttacaataatgcaaaaatagtaaTTAATGTTGTACAGTGTGAGGAAAATTACGCtttattgatgtgcgcatgcccagtatCTTTTGCTAAAtgatcaaatgattcacaatacGCGATCCGATTGGAGCTCTCCGAAACATTGAATTATTTTGCGTTTCAAAAAGCTCCGTTTCACCCTTCACTACGTACTTTTTAAAATCGTTACAAGCGATGTCGCAATTCGAAAATGAAAGGTACTTTTGAACTGATTTTTGAAAGTGAATCGCTTGAACTAAACGATCGAAGTCACGAGATTGAATCAATCGGAGCGGTTCCAGCGGAAATGACTCACTCATTTGAATCGGTTCGTCTGTCGCTCTGCTTTTGACGTCTTCAGTCATGTTTACACTACTACTGACTTAACTCGCTAGTTTTTTGACattcactgaaataaaacaaaaaagtatgatGTTTACACATAAAATATCCATGTTTCCATTCCAAAGATAACATCCAACACAAATCTAGAATCTTGAAATGTTTATTggaagttgtcttttttttttactattatttaaataaatcaagttAAACGAAATGTAAATGGCAAATGTTGTCTAGGCAtacatttaagtttatttaatttcaagtaacgaaaatatttatttatttatttatcattatgttTACTGTAATGACCCTGGTGGGtagcttatatatataatttactttctgttaatgtttatttaatatcaagtaacaatttttttaatggttttgttttcAATAATAACCCTGATATGCATAGCATCAAAAAGTGCATAAGCAAAGTTAGGAAAGTATCCAGCGGTCCAGTTCAGCCTCTTTAGATGGACACACGGTGGACGTGGGAAGACTGGCACATTGATAAAAGACAACAAGCTTTCAAAGACTGAAAAAGATAATgtaaaaatctctgtaaatgtTTTTCCAGGGTGCCTTTCTCCTTCTTTCTCCTTCCTCTCTTCTAAACTCTTGTGAACAAACAAccaaaacatatacacacacacacctgtcttgTCTTCTGTGTATACTGTAGTATATTCCTGTCTTTACCTTGGACTCTAGGTAGATGTTGGCCAGAGACATCTTGGCGATCTTATAGAGACACAGTGAGAGTGAGACGGCGCAGAGGACGAACAGCGTGTCGTTGATGGCCACACGCACCAGCACTACAGTCTCTGTGTCGGCCTTCGTCTGCATCTTCACCAGCAGAGCACAGGTCAGGTTCACTAGCAGGAAGAGGATGCTGATGCACAGGAAGAGCAGGTACAGCGGCAGCCTGACGTGTGCAGAATACATCAAACACTGAATCAAGTACACCACATGCATATgcagaacctaataaaataacaTGTCCGTTacttgaaacaaaaaaaacattaactgtaataaaatataatgcattagaaatacataataaataacttTGTATTTCAGCTACTTGCCAAaggaacatttctcattttaactgagtttattttatatatataaaactatttaaaatgacaaaaactgaattaaataacaattataaaattctaattaaaacaggaaatataaaaataataacttatttaaaatattactaaaaatataatcATACCTTGAtactaattatttaaatatatcttgttctgctttatatataaaaaaattatacagtttatttaaaactatttaaaatgacaaaaactgaattaaataataactataaaagtCTGATTAAAAcaggaaatatataaaatatgaataaaatataatatcttgattctaataattgaaaaaaatattattccgCTTTatctataaaaatgtatacagtatatttaaaactatttaaaatgacaaaaactgaattaaataataatgataaattctaattaaaacaggaaatataaaataacatatttaaaatattaataaaaatataataatatcttgATGCTAATTATTGAAAAAACTATCATTCTGCTTTATCTATAAAACAATTATACAGTAGATAAaacattattatgtttaaaaataacgttataaattaacattatattaaattatagtttttttttattattaaccttTTTATTCTAACCTGACAGCAGCCAATCAGacataatgttttacattttgattatagtaaaaatatattttttaactagatttttagtcagataccataataataacaataactcaAGGTCGCATTACAGAtgtaatacataatataatttacaatcgaaatacataatacaaatacATCAGCAAAAGAAACCAAAACAGCATTAATAAGTGAGTTATGAATATCTGGAGAGATTTTGGGGTAGATTATTCCAAATCTCTGAAAAGaagcattacttttaaaatgatgaaagtttaaaataagtattttaagaGTATCTAAGTTTCCGAGTATATTTTTGGGGTCCATATATTCACCTGTACTTCTGAAGTTCTGGTGAATATTTAGACTTCGCCTTGAAAATGACCTGTACCAGAAAACAAGGCATAAGTTAGTGTAAATATTGCATGCATAAAGCATTTAAACTCATGAATTATTAAACCAAGAATGACACATGTATGATCATAAAAGTCACCAGTTAAAACATTTGGATCAAAGCAGAAACCAGATTGTAAAGCAAGTGCAGTCTCCATCATAAACACTGACAGATCAGCAGTGCATAAGATCTGATTCTATACTGTAAAAAGTTACCTTACAGAGTTTTTTCAACATGATCTAGCCTTTAAAAATGACATTAGCATGAAAGAAAGATTATACTTatttttgacttgaataaaactAGACCTAAAAATCCTCCAAAATTGATTTTTTTCCTAAAATGCACAGTTCTTAACCATATGTACTGTACACTAAATGACAAAAGTAACCCATGTGTGCTTGTCGTACATTTGAAATAACATGCATTGTCATATAAATCAGTTGTTTATTGTAGGTGGTATATTAGTGGTGATTTACTGTAAATACTTCACAGTTTTTCCTGTAGTGTATTTTATAGAGTACTGTAAACGCTTCAGACCGCAGCCAATGATTTCACTTCCCTTTTTCTCTCACACTGAACTCCTACACGAATGATTCATTTACATACGCAGCTTTGATCATAACAAAAACAGGAAGAGTTTAAATTCTGCTTTTGGAAGAATATGCATTGTGagaatatacagtacacataatATTGAACTGCGTGAGTGTGAATCAATAATGACCCAAGCTGCTCTTTCTTGCCTTCGatgtcatattattattattatctatgcaGCGATAATCATGCATGCATTTTTGCaatcatgcattttttattttatccatcaGATATTGATTGGGTGGTGAAacgttttttctgtattttaatagGTGGCCAGAAttattatcgttaactaaaaccaaaaccataaaaaaacatctttattatatgaaataaaatatacatgaactaaaaattaaataaataaataaaaattaaataaaaaatatttaaaaaaaaaacttaatcgtgatataaatcatgacaaaattaaaaacaacataaaataacaattttaaaataaattataatataaaatattaataaaaactataattgtataccaataatacaaaaatataaaatgtaataaatctgaattatttttttattttaataattatacttTGGTGATTaaagtttaaataattattattaaactttaactaaaattaaaagaaaaaaaacagaaaagctcatttaaaatattaacaaaatatgcGGTACTATACATGGTTGTATTTGgaaaattaacaaaaactataatggtttaccaattatactaaaataacaaaattactcaaaaataaacaaaaattaaaacagaaaacagaaaaataaaatctaactcaaaatacaaaaaaactgaaTGGCATCTCATAAAATTAATGCAGTTATGCTTTATGAATTCTTCCTAACAAACCCAGGAACAGAGAGTTGTTTCAagtattaaaaatgttgtttcCTTATCTAAAGACAATAGACACTTAGAATACTTTGTATTCTGCTCTCATAAACGCACATGTGACTGTAGTCTTAAAACCAGACTTTACTGTCACCACGACTGCTAGGTGTGGAACTCACCTGTGCGAAGTACAGATTCATGAGGCTGAGGGTGAAGAACTGCAGGCAGACGGGGAAACAGTAGAGCAGCCAGAAAGACAAGGGTCCGAGTGTGTTTGCGGTCACGCAGTCTCTGAAATAAAAGGAGAAGAGCAGCGCTCGCAGAGCCGCCCACAGCAGACACAAGAACAGAAACACCGTCTGGTAGCTGAAGCGCTTGTGTCTGTATCTCAGCACCAGCCAGAGCTGCACGTACACGAACACAAAGAGCAGAGAGTAGAAGATGGTGTAGGCCACCGTCAGCCCCAGCTTGACGAAGGGAGGCACGGCCGGGCTGAAGGTCGGAGGAGGAGGGAGAGAGTCGCTCTCCATGACTCTGGAGAAGGAGGTCTAGACGGGGTCTGTCCTCCTCCAGCGGCTTCTGCTACTCCTCTTTCACGTGTTCAATCCAAACACAGCTCTGATTCTGCAGGAGAAAACCAGCGACTGAGAGCAGCCCAGGGTTTAGGGGAAGGAAACGAGggagaaagaggaaaagaaagCCAGCAGCACTTCCTCCTGCGGTGCGAGACTGAGCTGCATTCAGCTGCAGGAAGAGGATTGTGCAGCGGGCAGTGAAAGCTGAAGGGGGGGCGGACCCTTTGACGCGGTGTTGACCTTTAACCCTGCGCTCAGGCTTCCCACGGGATGCTTGTGCTGCTTTTCTGCAGCTATGGCTCTTTACAGGTTTGTGTGAAGATTCAATACGTATGAAACACAGGTTACATATTTATTGCAAGCAACTTTATACTGTACAAGTCAGGGACCATTTTAATGTCTTCCCCCCAAATCTGAATTTTTTGGAAttagtgtactttttttttctttgcatttttatttacattttttattttgcatttttattttcatttgcattttatttacatatttaatgatTGGAATTAGTATAcatctttatttcattttattgtccaTTCGTTCATTCGTTCgtttgtttgcatttttgttCAGTTGGACCT
Above is a genomic segment from Carassius carassius chromosome 30, fCarCar2.1, whole genome shotgun sequence containing:
- the LOC132111071 gene encoding G protein-coupled receptor 137Ba, with the translated sequence MESDSLPPPPTFSPAVPPFVKLGLTVAYTIFYSLLFVFVYVQLWLVLRYRHKRFSYQTVFLFLCLLWAALRALLFSFYFRDCVTANTLGPLSFWLLYCFPVCLQFFTLSLMNLYFAQVIFKAKSKYSPELQKYRLPLYLLFLCISILFLLVNLTCALLVKMQTKADTETVVLVRVAINDTLFVLCAVSLSLCLYKIAKMSLANIYLESKGTSVCQVTLIGATVILLYSSRACYNLVVLALAKVKSIHSFDYDWYNVSDQADLKSMLGDAGYVVFGVILFVWELLPTSLVVFIFRVRKPAQDRSVSVIPGHMFSSRAYFFDNPRRYDSDDDLAWSIIPQNIQASLSPDSYDWGGRSNSFTANVEGEESHLAPEELYPH